Proteins from one Falco cherrug isolate bFalChe1 chromosome 7, bFalChe1.pri, whole genome shotgun sequence genomic window:
- the PARP6 gene encoding protein mono-ADP-ribosyltransferase PARP6 isoform X6, with protein sequence MDLKGQYWTDDDSDGDNESEEFLYGVQGTCAADLYRHPQLDADIEAVKEIYSENAVAVREYGTIDDVDIDLHVNISFLDEEVATAWKVLRTEPIVLRLRFSLSQYLDGPEPSIEVFQPSNKEGFGLGLQLKKILGMFTSQQWKHLSNDFLKTQQEKRHSWFKTSGTIKKFRAGLSIFSPIPKSPSFPVIQDSVLKGKLGIPEARVNRLMNRSVSCMVKNPKVEVFGYPPPSTQVGGHCKNVPTLEYGFLVQIMKYAEQRIPTLNEYCVVCDEQHVFQNGSMLKPAVCTRELCVFSFYTLGVMSGAAEEVATGAEVVDLLVAMCRAALESPRKSIIFEPYPSVVDPNDPKTLAFNPKKKNYERLQKALDSVMSIREMTQGSYLEIKKQMDKLDPLAHPLLQWIISSNRSHIVKLPLSRQLKFMHTSHQFLLLSSPPAKEARFRTAKKLYGSTFAFHGSHIENWHSILRNGLVNASYTKLQLHGAAYGKGIYLSPISSISFGYSGMGKGQHRMPSKDELVQRYNRMNTIPQTRSIQSRFLQSRNLNCIALCEVITSKDLQKHGNIWVCPVSDHVCTRFFFVYEDGQVGDANINTQDPKIQKEIMRVIGTQVYTN encoded by the exons ATG GACCTCAAGGGCCAGTACTGGACGGACGATGACTCCGACGGGGACAATGAGTCCGAGGAGTTCCTCTACGGCGTCCAG gggacCTGCGCTGCCGACCTGTACCGTCACCCGCAGCTGGACGCCGACATCGAGGCCGTGAAGGAGATCTACAGCGAGAATGCCGTGGCCGTCAG GGAGTACGGGACCATCGATGATGTGGACATTGACCTCCATGTGAACATCAGCTTCCTCGAT GAGGAGGTGGCGACAGCATGGAAGGTGCTGCGGACGGAGCCCATCGTCCTCCGCCTGCGCTTCTCCCTCTCCCAGTACCTCGATGGCCCCG aaCCGTCCATCGAGGTTTTCCAGCCATCCAACAAGGAGGGCTTTGGGCTGGGTCTGCAGCTGAAGAA GATCCTGGGCATGTTCACATCTCAGCAATGGAAACATCTTAGCAACGATTTCCTGAAGACCCAGCAGGAGAAGCGGCACAGTTGGTTCAAGACAAGCGGCACCATCAAGAAGTTTCGCGCTGGCCTCAGCATCTTCTCCCCCATTCCCAA GTCTCCCAGCTTCCCTGTCATCCAGGATTCAGTGCTGAAGGGCAAACTGGGCATCCCCGAGGCTCGTGTCAACCGCCTGATGAACCGTTCCGTCTCCTGTATGGTGAAGAACCCCAAGGTGGAAGTTTTCGGCtacccaccccccagcacccag GTCGGCGGCCACTGCAAGAATGTTCCTACGCTGGAGTACGGCTTCCTCGTCCAG ATCATGAAGTACGCGGAGCAGCGGATCCCAACGCTCAATGAGTACTGCGTGGTGTGCGATGAGCAGCATGTTTTCCAGAACGGCTCCATGCTCAAG CCAGCGGTGTGCACCCGGGAGCTCTGCGTCTTCTCCTTCTACACCCTGGGCGTTATGTCCGGCGCGGCAGAGGAGGTGGCCACGGGTGCTGAG GTGGTGGACCTGCTGGTGGCCATGTGCCGTGCCGCCCTGGAGTCCCCTCGCAAGAGCATCATCTTTGAGCCTTACCCTTCCGTGGTGGACCCCAACGACCCCAAAACACTTGCCTTCAACCCCAAG AAGAAGAACTATGAGCGGCTGCAGAAGGCTTTGGACAGCGTGATGTCCATCCGGGAGATGACCCAG GGGTCCTACCTGGAGATCAAGAAGCAGATGGACAAGCTAGACCCCCTGGCCCATCCCCTCCTGCAGTG GATAATCTCCAGCAACAGATCCCACATCGTCAAGCTGCCTCTCAGCAGG CAGCTGAAGTTCATGCACACCTCCCACCAGTTCCTCCTGCTCAGCAGCCCCCCGGCCAAGGAAGCCCGGTTCCGCACTGCCAAGAAACTCTATGGCAGCACCTTTGCTTTCCA TGGCTCTCACATTGAGAACTGGCACTCCATCCTCCGCAATGGGCTGGTCAACGCTTCCTACACCAAACTGCAG CTGCATGGAGCAGCCTATGGCAAGGGCATCTATCTGAGCCCCATCTCCAGTATTTCCTTTGGATACTCAG ggatggggaaagggcAGCACCGGATGCCTTCCAAGGACGAGCTGGTGCAGCGGTACAACCGGATGAACACCATCCCCCAG ACCCGCTCCATCCAGTCCCGCTTCCTCCAGAGCCGCAACCTGAACTGCATCGCACTTTGCGAAG TCATCACCTCCAAGGACCTGCAGAAACACGGCAACATCTGGGTCTGCCCCGTCTCGGACCATGTCTGCACCCGCTTCTTCTTTGT GTACGAAGATGGCCAAGTGGGAGATGCCAACATCAATACTCAGGACCCCAAAATCCAGAAGGAGATCATGCGTGTGATTGGGACTCAGGTGTACACAAACTGA
- the PARP6 gene encoding protein mono-ADP-ribosyltransferase PARP6 isoform X7 produces MDLKGQYWTDDDSDGDNESEEFLYGVQGTCAADLYRHPQLDADIEAVKEIYSENAVAVREYGTIDDVDIDLHVNISFLDEEVATAWKVLRTEPIVLRLRFSLSQYLDGPEPSIEVFQPSNKEGFGLGLQLKKILGMFTSQQWKHLSNDFLKTQQEKRHSWFKTSGTIKKFRAGLSIFSPIPKSPSFPVIQDSVLKGKLGIPEARVNRLMNRSVSCMVKNPKVEVFGYPPPSTQVGGHCKNVPTLEYGFLVQIMKYAEQRIPTLNEYCVVCDEQHVFQNGSMLKPAVCTRELCVFSFYTLGVMSGAAEEVATGAEVVDLLVAMCRAALESPRKSIIFEPYPSVVDPNDPKTLAFNPKKKNYERLQKALDSVMSIREMTQGSYLEIKKQMDKLDPLAHPLLQWIISSNRSHIVKLPLSRLKFMHTSHQFLLLSSPPAKEARFRTAKKLYGSTFAFHGSHIENWHSILRNGLVNASYTKLQLHGAAYGKGIYLSPISSISFGYSGMGKGQHRMPSKDELVQRYNRMNTIPQTRSIQSRFLQSRNLNCIALCEVITSKDLQKHGNIWVCPVSDHVCTRFFFVYEDGQVGDANINTQDPKIQKEIMRVIGTQVYTN; encoded by the exons ATG GACCTCAAGGGCCAGTACTGGACGGACGATGACTCCGACGGGGACAATGAGTCCGAGGAGTTCCTCTACGGCGTCCAG gggacCTGCGCTGCCGACCTGTACCGTCACCCGCAGCTGGACGCCGACATCGAGGCCGTGAAGGAGATCTACAGCGAGAATGCCGTGGCCGTCAG GGAGTACGGGACCATCGATGATGTGGACATTGACCTCCATGTGAACATCAGCTTCCTCGAT GAGGAGGTGGCGACAGCATGGAAGGTGCTGCGGACGGAGCCCATCGTCCTCCGCCTGCGCTTCTCCCTCTCCCAGTACCTCGATGGCCCCG aaCCGTCCATCGAGGTTTTCCAGCCATCCAACAAGGAGGGCTTTGGGCTGGGTCTGCAGCTGAAGAA GATCCTGGGCATGTTCACATCTCAGCAATGGAAACATCTTAGCAACGATTTCCTGAAGACCCAGCAGGAGAAGCGGCACAGTTGGTTCAAGACAAGCGGCACCATCAAGAAGTTTCGCGCTGGCCTCAGCATCTTCTCCCCCATTCCCAA GTCTCCCAGCTTCCCTGTCATCCAGGATTCAGTGCTGAAGGGCAAACTGGGCATCCCCGAGGCTCGTGTCAACCGCCTGATGAACCGTTCCGTCTCCTGTATGGTGAAGAACCCCAAGGTGGAAGTTTTCGGCtacccaccccccagcacccag GTCGGCGGCCACTGCAAGAATGTTCCTACGCTGGAGTACGGCTTCCTCGTCCAG ATCATGAAGTACGCGGAGCAGCGGATCCCAACGCTCAATGAGTACTGCGTGGTGTGCGATGAGCAGCATGTTTTCCAGAACGGCTCCATGCTCAAG CCAGCGGTGTGCACCCGGGAGCTCTGCGTCTTCTCCTTCTACACCCTGGGCGTTATGTCCGGCGCGGCAGAGGAGGTGGCCACGGGTGCTGAG GTGGTGGACCTGCTGGTGGCCATGTGCCGTGCCGCCCTGGAGTCCCCTCGCAAGAGCATCATCTTTGAGCCTTACCCTTCCGTGGTGGACCCCAACGACCCCAAAACACTTGCCTTCAACCCCAAG AAGAAGAACTATGAGCGGCTGCAGAAGGCTTTGGACAGCGTGATGTCCATCCGGGAGATGACCCAG GGGTCCTACCTGGAGATCAAGAAGCAGATGGACAAGCTAGACCCCCTGGCCCATCCCCTCCTGCAGTG GATAATCTCCAGCAACAGATCCCACATCGTCAAGCTGCCTCTCAGCAGG CTGAAGTTCATGCACACCTCCCACCAGTTCCTCCTGCTCAGCAGCCCCCCGGCCAAGGAAGCCCGGTTCCGCACTGCCAAGAAACTCTATGGCAGCACCTTTGCTTTCCA TGGCTCTCACATTGAGAACTGGCACTCCATCCTCCGCAATGGGCTGGTCAACGCTTCCTACACCAAACTGCAG CTGCATGGAGCAGCCTATGGCAAGGGCATCTATCTGAGCCCCATCTCCAGTATTTCCTTTGGATACTCAG ggatggggaaagggcAGCACCGGATGCCTTCCAAGGACGAGCTGGTGCAGCGGTACAACCGGATGAACACCATCCCCCAG ACCCGCTCCATCCAGTCCCGCTTCCTCCAGAGCCGCAACCTGAACTGCATCGCACTTTGCGAAG TCATCACCTCCAAGGACCTGCAGAAACACGGCAACATCTGGGTCTGCCCCGTCTCGGACCATGTCTGCACCCGCTTCTTCTTTGT GTACGAAGATGGCCAAGTGGGAGATGCCAACATCAATACTCAGGACCCCAAAATCCAGAAGGAGATCATGCGTGTGATTGGGACTCAGGTGTACACAAACTGA